Within the Candidatus Culexarchaeum yellowstonense genome, the region ATGTAACAGTAGATCGTACTTAGCGAAATCCGATGGCCTGAAAACTTGAACAAGGAAGTCGAAGATGGCGGGTACAGGGATGTAAACACCATAAATCATACCCTTCGGAATTATGTAGGATAATCTAAGCCCAAGAATCGATACAAGCACTGCAGCCGAGAAACCAATTAGGGGGCCGCTTAAACCAACATCGAAGAGTTGATCCCTATTAACCATGGGAGACCTCTGAACTATTATCGCCCCCATAGTTCCACCTATCTCAGGGGGTCCTGGAATGAAGTATGGAAAACTTGTCTCAACATCATGAATCTTAGATGCAACTTTATGTCCAAACTCATGGAGTCCAGCCACAGCTAAGAGGCATAGGACGTATAGAGCTATGTTTAGAGGTATATTGCGCTTCGGATCAATAATATCAAATGATAAGCTTGTGACTTGTAGGTATCCACTGTAAGTTATGGTGGCTAGAGTTGCCAAGAACAATACTACAGCGGCAATTCTATTGCTTCCGCCAAACCCACCCTCAAACTTGAATACTCTAAGGAATATTTTACCATCATGCTTCCTCAATGTTGGAAGATAGCCAGAACCCTTCATGCAATCATACAG harbors:
- a CDS encoding site-2 protease family protein; protein product: MAESMVDVTSIEALVRKFFNIEDFSMQFGVPTFIISPTPDLKLKFKSLYDCMKGSGYLPTLRKHDGKIFLRVFKFEGGFGGSNRIAAVVLFLATLATITYSGYLQVTSLSFDIIDPKRNIPLNIALYVLCLLAVAGLHEFGHKVASKIHDVETSFPYFIPGPPEIGGTMGAIIVQRSPMVNRDQLFDVGLSGPLIGFSAAVLVSILGLRLSYIIPKGMIYGVYIPVPAIFDFLVQVFRPSDFAKYDLLLHPVAFAGWIGFLVTFINLMPISQLDGGHVSRAILGEKYYKVIAYIGVLVLMFSGFLLMALLALFMQIYRGHPGPLDDVSPLSFKRKVLGLILVPTIILLCFTSFYY